The following proteins are encoded in a genomic region of Montipora foliosa isolate CH-2021 chromosome 8, ASM3666993v2, whole genome shotgun sequence:
- the LOC137968553 gene encoding synaptonemal complex protein 1-like, with protein MLQVPPSEKNEEKEKHLKRKANEVPDTTKEKKHLKRKANEFPDTTKAKIKKTEESIRLLKNHLQRNTYPKSLKYSARANIPADEQFKKDIKAIKQKAERGFVEALTRFHYRRLEIQKKKLNKEMSMANRKGSKDNKNVNVSTTEDRNEIEALASKLKEQYDYLMSKLDNVTENKNCKKYSYMSVKCLNNTAVQPSVALESYLEEVKSHLAEIEITKPKFNLSRKEHQALIQLKQNTDININIKKADKGSTTVVMNKTDKIREGQIQIDDEHNYRPLPEPMVKETHKVLRLITDLHREKHIDDMTRKWLSQTPNPPRIPEF; from the exons ATGCTACAAGTACCACCAAGTGAGAAGAACgaagaaaaagagaaacattTGAAAAGGAAAGCAAACGAAGTTCCTGACacaaccaaagaaaagaaacatttgaaaagaaaagcaaacgaATTTCCTGACACAACCAAAGCAAAGATAAAGAAAACAGAAGAATCCATTAGACTACTTAAAAATCATTTGCAACGAAACACTTATCCGAAGTCTCTTAAATACTCTGCACGGGCCAACATACCGGCAGACGAACAATTCAAAAAGGACATTAAGGCCATCAAACAGAAAGCTGAACGCGGTTTTGTCGAAGCCCTGACTAGGTTTCACTACCGTCGACTTGagatacaaaaaaagaaacttaataAGGAAATGTCAATGGCAAACCGTAAAGGCAGTAAGgacaacaaaaatgtaaatgtatcaACCACAGAGGATCGTAACGAAATCGAAGCTCTAGCTTCCAAGCTAAAAGAACAGTATGACTACCTTATGTCTAAACTTGACAATGTCACAGAGaataaaaattgtaaaaaatacTCATATATGTCTGTTAAATGTTTGAACAACACTGCGG TTCAACCATCAGTAGCCCTCGAGAGCTATCTGGAAGAAGTTAAATCACACCTCGCAGAGATAGAaataacaaagccaaaattCAACTTGTCACGTAAAGAACACCAAGCGTTAATACAATTAAAGCAAAACACTGacatcaacatcaacatcaaaaaAGCAGACAAGGGAAGCACTACAGTAGTCATGAacaaaactgacaaaataaGAGAGGGTCAAATACAAATCGACGATGAACATAACTACAGACCTCTTCCTGAACCCATGGTGAAAGAAACACACAAGGTCTTACGCCTAATCACGGATCTTCACCGTGAAAAACATATTGATGACATGACAAGAAAATGGCTGTCTCAAACACCTAACCCACCTAGAATACCAGAGTTCTAA
- the LOC137968550 gene encoding uncharacterized protein: MDDKSGYDHVRLSPKSRTYFGLEWCGWYFVYNPIPFGWKASAYLYHTIGMAAISYARSLGIPCSQYIDDRHVGQLAPCHRQGKPDIEWSNLEYADAAALICASILISLGYFIGLSKSSLALRQVLTFLGFIVDSTLCAFLIPEVKKKKFADLRESILKGRSVSVRTLQRFAGKITSAQLNAREIYRAISGYSKSSRPVNITRTLRKELQHWRFLDTWRDCLPWPCESHFIVKVFTDASNIAWGGVIQISDKSQISVRDYWPDSARLYPIVVKEARALVLTLQACKPFIANSRLDVHTDNMAFMHSWQKQGGKNPQLNDALKDLSSTLSNATVSFHFIPSSCNPAVFLSRTLSDKDCMLSKSTWLKVDSRFGPHTLDMMSLDSNAQKDASGNLLEHFTPFPTPLSAGVNVFAQVIQQEENAYVFPPFVLVGPLLKFLESSIVSFTIVVPQLDLLPFWWPILRSRATSFIKLGNKGDLGVLLFPSSDNLFVPSPLQWNLFAFRLNTL; the protein is encoded by the coding sequence ATGGATGACAAAAGTGGGTACGACCATGTAAGGTTGAGTCCAAAAAGCAGGACATATTTCGGTTTGGAATGGTGTGGATGGTATTTCGTGTATAATCCAATCCCATTTGGTTGGAAAGCAAGCGCCTACCTTTACCATACCATTGGTATGGCTGCCATTAGCTACGCTCGATCGTTGGGCATTCCCTGTAGTCAGTACATAGATGACAGGCATGTTGGCCAGCTTGCCCCATGTCACCGTCAAGGCAAACCGGATATAGAATGGTCCAACTTAGAGTATGCTGACGCTGCAGCCCTTATTTGCGCATCTATCTTAATATCCCTTGGTTACTTCATCGGCTTGTCCAAATCTTCCTTGGCTCTGCGACAGGTGTTAACGTTTTTAGGATTTATCGTGGACTCTACTCTCTGTGCCTTTTTAATCCCGGAggtcaagaaaaagaaattcgCAGATCTGCGTGAATCCATTTTGAAAGGTCGTTCAGTCTCTGTTAGAACACTACAGCGTTTTGCTGGGAAAATAACCTCAGCTCAACTGAATGCCCGGGAGATTTACCGTGCCATCTCAGGTTACTCAAAGTCTTCTCGTCCGGTTAACATAACCAGGACACTCAGGAAAGAGTTGCAGCACTGGCGTTTTCTAGACACGTGGAGAGATTGCCTCCCTTGGCCTTGTGAGAGCCATTTCATCGTCAAAGTTTTTACTGATGCGTCCAATATTGCGTGGGGTGGAGTTATCCAGATTTCAGACAAGTCCCAAATCTCAGTCCGTGATTACTGGCCAGATAGCGCCCGTCTCTACCCGATAGTTGTCAAAGAAGCCCGAGCCTTGGTTTTGACCCTCCAGGCCTGTAAACCATTCATTGCTAATAGCCGCCTTGATGTTCACACGGATAATATGGCTTTCATGCATTCATGGCAAAAACAGGGGGGAAAGAATCCCCAGCTCAACGACGCCCTTAAGGATCTCAGTTCCACGCTGTCCAATGCCACCGTATCATTTCATTTCATCCCTTCATCTTGTAATCCGGCTGTCTTCCTTTCGCGTACGCTCTCTGATAAGGATTGTATGCTATCCAAGTCCACTTGGCTTAAGGTGGACAGTCGTTTTGGTCCCCACACTTTAGACATGATGTCCCTCGATTCCAATGCCCAAAAGGACGCGTCTGGAAACCTACTTGAACATTTCACCCCCTTCCCGACTCCTCTCTCTGCCGGTGTAAATGTGTTCGCTCAAGTCATCCAGCAGGAAGAAAACGCTTACGTATTCCCCCCTTTCGTGTTGGTGGGCCCCCTGCTCAAGTTCTTGGAATCGTCCATTGTGAGCTTCACTATTGTAGTCCCTCAACTCGACCTGCTTCCCTTTTGGTGGCCAATTCTCCGTTCCCGTGCTACGTCATTTATTAAGTTGGGAAATAAAGGGGACTTAGGCGTGCTCCTTTTTCCTTCCTCGGACAACCTTTTTGTCCCAAGCCCCCTACAGTGGAATTTGTTTGCCTTCAGACTTAACACGCTGTGA